A region of Colletotrichum higginsianum IMI 349063 chromosome 10, whole genome shotgun sequence DNA encodes the following proteins:
- a CDS encoding Alpha beta hydrolase — translation MLHQQTASTLVNGSRLKLASSFITTSTTATVKSPAPSVRASSEDSVPRRSHQTMAAAAAPPAAPTATTRPPGTYFPLGYKDAVYQWWSSVTPQQAERNVLSHIPYLKEARENASLDSDKHDPFGPRVWKSQMVELSGKDRALNEYSIERVGEEVDNNLVIIHGYGAGLGFFYKNFEPLSRPKGWKLYALDMLGMGNSTRPPFKVTAKDQQGKTAEAEAWFIDALEEWRKKRNIDKFTLIGHSLGGYLSVAYALKYPGHLKKLILASPVGIPEDPYAVNAAMPEPEESTFQNEFTQDQNTVTNDDRNSMTSRASKSGAKNSNNAPKRPLPGWLVWLWDANVSPFSIVRFTGPLGPRFVSGWTSRRFNHLPPAESQSLHDYAFSIFRQRGSGEYALPYILAPGAFARSPMVNRIDGVGRQIIEKNGEKLKETGVPIVMMYGENDWMDVAGGYAAEEKLKQAKMQALLKGTDEEKRRENGSAKVLIVNKAGHHLYLDNASQFNDYILKEMEETQNSKL, via the exons ATGCTACACCAACAAACTGCTTCTACTCTAGTAAACGGGTCGCGACTCAAGCTTGCTTCCTCGTTCATTACTACCtccaccacggccaccgTCAAGTCTCCCGCCCCCAGCGTACGTGCCTCCTCCGAGGACTCCGTCCCTCGCCGATCCCACCAGAcaatggccgccgccgccgcccctcccgccgcccccaCCGCGACAACCCGGCCCCCGGGCACCTACTTCCCTCTGGGATACAAAGATGCCGTCTACCAATGG TGGAGCAGCGTCACCCCCCAACAGGCCGAGCGAAACGTCCTCAGCCACATCCCCTACCTGAAAGAGGCCCGCGAGAACGCCTCCCTCGATTCCGATAAGCATGACCCCTTCGGTCCGCGGGTATGGAAGTCGCAAATGGTCGAGCTCTCCGGGAAGGATCGCGCCCTGAACGAGTACTCCATCGAGCGTGTCGGCGAAGAAGTCGACAACAacctcgtcatcatccacgGCTACGGCGCAGGCCTCGGGTTCTTCTACAAGAACTTTGAGCCGCTGTCCCGTCCCAAGGGCTGGAAGCTCTACGCCCTCGACATGCTTGGCATGGGCAACTCCACGAGACCGCCTTTCAAGGTCACCGCCAAGGACCAGCAGggcaagacggccgaggccgaggcctgGTTCATCGATGCCCTCGAGGAGTGGCGGAAGAAGCGCAACATCGACAAGTTCACCCTCATCGGCCATTCCCTCGGCGGCTACCTCTCCGTCGCCTACGCGCTGAAGTACCCGGGCCACCTCAAGAAACTCATCCTCGCCTCCCCCGTCGGCATCCCCGAGGACCCTTACGCCGTGAACGCAGCCATGCCCGAACCCGAAGAGTCGACGTTCCAAAACGAGTTCACCCAAGACCAAAACACCGTCACCAACGACGACCGGAACTCCATGACGTCCCGCGCCAGCAAGAGCGGCGCCAAGAACTCAAACAACGCGCCGAAGCGCCCCTTGCCGGGCTGGCTCGTCTGGCTGTGGGACGCCAACGTCTCccccttcagcatcgtccGCTTCACAGGGCCCCTCGGCCCGCGCTTCGTCTCCGGATGGACCTCGCGCCGCTTCAACCACCTGCCCCCGGCCGAGTCGCAGTCCCTGCACGACTAcgccttctccatcttccgCCAGAGGGGCAGTGGCGAGTACGCGCTCCCCTACATTCTCGCGCCGGGCGCCTTCGCCCGCAGCCCCATGGTGAACAGGATAGACGGCGTTGGCCGGCAGATCATCGAGAAGAACggcgagaagctcaaggagaCGGGCGTCCCCATCGTCATGATGTACGGCGAGAACGATTGGAtggacgtcgccggcggaTATGCCGCggaggagaagctcaagcAGGCGAAAATGCAGGCCCTCCTCAAGGGCActgacgaggagaagaggagagagaacGGGTCCGCCAAGGTGCTCATTGTTAATAAGGCCGGACACCACCTCTACCTCGACAACGCCAGCCAGTTCAACGACTACATACTGAAAGAGATGGAAGAGACACAAAACAGCAAGCTCTAG
- a CDS encoding Fatty acid synthase alpha subunit, producing MRPEVEQELAHTLLVELLAYQFASPVRWIETQDVFLAEKTAERVVEIGPADTLGVMAKRTLASKYEAYDAAKSVQRQILCYNKDAKEIYYEADPIEEEPEPAAASSSAPAAASSSVPAAAAAAAPAAAAPPPSAGPAASVADAPVQAIDILRALIAQKLKKPLAEVPLSKAIKDLVGGKSTLQNEILGDLGKEFGSTPEKPEDVPLDELGSSMQATFDGQLGKQSQALIARLISSKMPGGFNITAARKYLESRWGLGSGRQDGTLLLALTMEPAARLGSEGDAKAFLDDVTQKYAATAGISLSTPQAGAAAGASGGGMMMDPAAIDALTKDQRALFKQQLELLARYLKLDLRAGDKAYINSQETEKVLQSQLDLWTAEHGDFYAAGIQPVFSSLKARSYDSSWNWARQDALHMYYDIIFGRLKAVDREIVSQCIRIMNRSNPTLVEFMQYHIDNCPAERGETYKLAKELGEQLIENCKEVLNANPVYKDVAVPTGPQTTVDARGNLNYEEVPRASCRKLEHYVQQMAEGGKISEYGNRTKVQNDLRRIYKLIKEQHKMSKTSQLEIKNLYGDVLRSLAMNENQIIPNDDSPSKKAKPATGPKGKVETIPFLHLKRKSLHGWDYSKKLTGYYLQSLEEAAKDGVSFAGKHALMTGAGAGSIGAEVLQGLISGGAKVVVTTSRFSREVTEYYQSMYTRFGARGSQLVVVPFNQGSKQDCEALVDYIYDPKNGLGWDLDFIIPFAAIPENGRQIDQIDSRSELAHRIMLTNLLRILGSVKTQKADRGFETRPAQVVLPLSPNHGTFGNDGLYSESKLALETLFNRWHSEDWGHYLTICGAVIGWTRGTGLMSGNNIVAEGVEAFGVRTFSQQEMAFNLLGLLSPAVVDLCQSEPVFADLNGGLQFIPDLNQTMTKLRKDIMDTSEVRRAVSKENAIENKVVNGPNSEALYKKTVVEPRANIKFDFPNLPDWEEEIAPLNDRLKGMVDLEKVVVVTGFAEVGPWGNSRTRWEMEAHGEFSLEGCVEMAWIMGLIKNHNGPIKGKPAPYSGWVDSKTGEPVDDKDIKQKYEKFILEHSGIRLIEPELFGGYDPEQKQLLHEVVIEEDLEPFEASKETAEEFKREHGDKVEIFEIPESGEYIVRMKKGAALLIPKALRFDRLVAGQIPTGWDAKRYGVPEDIVSQVDPVTLFVLVSVAETLLSAGITDPYEFYKYVHVSEVGNCIGSGMGGAGALRGMHRDRYLDKPVQNDILQESFINTMAAWVNMLLISSSGPIKTPVGACATAVESVDIGYETIMEGKARVVFVGGFDDFGEEGSYEFANMKATSNAVDEIAHGRTPGEMSRPTTTTRNGFMESQGCGVQLLMTAKLALDMGMPIHGILALTTTATDKIGRSVPAPGQGVLTTAREHVGKFPSPLLDINYRRRQIELRKKQIKQWQESELEYLYDEVEAIKAQGQEINEKEYAHDRAEHIKKEAQRQEKDVLRSLGNNFWKNNPEIAPLRGALATWGLTIDDLAVASFHGTSTKANDKNESSVICQQLRHLGRKKGNAVMGIFQKYLTGHPKGAAGAWMLNGCLQVLNTGLVPGNRNADNVDPIMEQFDMIVYPSRTIQTDGIKAFSVTSFGFGQKGAQAIGVHPKYLFATLDEKTYEEYSAKVQARQKKAYRFFHNGLVNNTLFVAKSNAPYTDEQLSQVLLNPDARVTEDKKTSTISYPSNFMKASEKKVSSTAAKATQDMMEALAKKVVNKNSNVGVDVEDISAINIENETFIERNFTAGEIKYCQSAASPQSSFAGRWSAKEAVFKSLGVPGKGAGAPLKDIEIAKDESGAPLVKLHGDAAAAAQKVGLKDISVSISHSDSQAIAVAVANF from the exons ATGCGTCCCGAAGTCGAGCAAGAGCTTGCCCACACGCTCCTTGTGGAGCTCCTTGCCTACCAGTtcgcctcgcccgtgagGTGGATTGAGACCCAAGATGTTTTCCTTGCCGAAAAGACCGCCGAGAGGGTGGTTGAGATCGGTCCTGCCGATACCCTCGGCGTAATGGCCAAGCGCACCCTCGCCTCCAAGTACGAAGCCTACGATGCCGCCAAGTCGGTCCAGCGTCAGATTCTTTGCTACAACAAGGACGCCAAGGAGATTTACTACGAGGCAGACCCCATTGAGGAGGAACCagagcccgccgccgcttcgtCGAGCGCGCCCGCCGCTGCCTCTTCTTCTGTCCctgcagccgccgccgcagctgctcccgctgccgctgctccTCCACCCAGCGCCGGCCCTGCCGCCTCTGTTGCCGATGCTCCCGTCCAGGCCATTGACATCCTGCGAGCTCTGATCGCTCAGAAGCTCAAGAAACCCTTGGCTGAGGTGCCCCTGAGcaaggccatcaaggatctTGTTGGTG GCAAGTCCACACTCCAGAACGAAATCCTCGGTGACCTTGGCAAGGAATTCGGTTCAACACCAGAGAAGCCTGAAGACGTCCCTCTGGACGAGCTTGGCTCTTCCATGCAGGCCACCTTCGACGGTCAGCTCGGAAAGCAGTCCCAGGCCCTTATTGCGCGCCTGATTTCCTCCAAGATGCCTGGCGGTTTCAACATTACGGCCGCGAGAAAATACCTTGAGTCAAGATGGGGCCTCGGCAGCGGAAGACAGGACGGTACTCTGCTGCTTGCTCTCACCATGGAGCCTGCCGCTCGTTTGGGATCCGAAGGTGATGCCAAGGCTTTCCTCGACGATGTCACCCAGAAGTACGCTGCGACCGCCGGCATCAGCTTGTCTACTCCCCAGGCTggtgccgctgccggtgcCTCTGGCGGTGGCATGATGATGGACCCTGCCGCCATTGACGCCTTGACCAAGGACCAGCGTGCTCTGTtcaagcagcagctcgagctcCTTGCGAGGTACCTCAAGCTCGACctccgcgccggcgacaagGCGTACATCAACTCCCAGGAGACCGAGAAGGTGCTCCAATCCCAGCTTGACCTCTGGACCGCCGAGCACGGCGACTTCTACGCCGCCGGCATTCAACCCGTCTTCAGCTCCCTCAAGGCTCGTTCCTACGACTCTTCCTGGAACTGGGCGCGCCAGGATGCCCTCCACATGTACTACGACATCATCTTTGGCCGCCTCAAGGCCGTTGACCGTGAGATTGTCAGCCAGTGCATCCGCATCATGAACCGCTCCAACCCCACGCTGGTCGAGTTCATGCAGTACCACATTGACAACTGCCCAGCCGAGCGTGGCGAGACCTACAAGCTTGCCAAGGAGCTCGGTGAGCAGCTCATCGAGAACTGCAAGGAGGTTCTCAACGCCAACCCCGTCTACAAGGACGTTGCCGTCCCCACTGGCCCCCAGACCACTGTCGACGCCCGTGGAAACCTCAACTACGAAGAAGTCCCCCGCGCCAGCTGCCGCAAGCTGGAGCACTACGTCCAGCAgatggccgagggcggcaagaTCTCCGAGTATGGCAACCGCACCAAGGTCCAGAATGACCTCCGCCGCATCTACAAGCTCATCAAGGAGCAGCACAAGATGTCCAAGACGTCACAGCTTGAGATCAAGAACCTGTATGGCGACGTCCTTCGCTCCTTGGCCATGAACGAAAACCAGATCATCCCCAACGACGACAGCCCCTCCAAGAAGGCGAAGCCTGCCACCGGACCCAAGGGCAAGGTTGAGACCATTCCCTTCTTGCACCTCAAGCGCAAGAGCCTTCACGGCTGGGACTACAGCAAGAAGCTCACCGGCTACTACCTGCAGTctctcgaggaggccgccaaggacggTGTCAGCTTTGCTGGCAAGCACGCTCTCATGACGGGTGCCGGTGCTGGTTCCATCGGAGCTGAGGTCTTGCAGGGTCTTATCAGCGGTGGTGCCAAGGTCGTCGTCACAACCAGCCGATTCTCTCGTGAGGTCACCGAGTACTACCAGTCCATGTACACCCGTTTCGGTGCCCGCGGCTCTCAGCTTGTCGTTGTGCCCTTCAACCAGGGTAGCAAGCAGGACTGTGAGGCTCTGGTTGACTACATCTACGACCCCAAGAACGGTCTCGGTTGGGACCTGGACTTCATCATTCCTTTTGCCGCCATTCCCGAGAACGGTCGCCAGATTGACCAGATCGACTCTCGCTCTGAGCTCGCTCACCGCATCATGCTGACCAACCTGCTCCGCATTCTCGGCAGCGTCAAGACCCAGAAGGCCGACCGCGGCTTCGAGACTCGTCCCGCCCAGGTCGTCCTGCCCCTGTCCCCTAACCACGGCACCTTCGGTAACGACGGTCTCTACTCGGAGTCCAAGCTTGCCCTGGAGACCCTGTTCAACAGATGGCACTCCGAGGACTGGGGTCACTACCTCACCATCTGCGGTGCCGTCATTGGCTGGACTCGTGGCACCGGCCTCATGAGCGGCAACAACATCGTTGCCGAGGGTGTCGAGGCTTTCGGCGTCCGCACCTTCTCTCAGCAGGAGATGGCCTTCAACCTCTTGGGTCTCTTGTCCCCTGCCGTTGTCGATCTCTGCCAGAGCGAGCCTGTCTTCGCCGACCTGAACGGTGGTCTGCAGTTCATCCCTGACCTCAACCAGACCATGACCAAGCTCCGCAAGGACATTATGGACACCAGCGAGGTCCGTCGTGCCGTCAGCAAGGAGAACGCCATTGAGAACAAGGTTGTCAACGGCCCCAACTCCGAGGCCCTCTACAAGAAGACTGTTGTTGAGCCCCGCGCCAACATCAAGTTCGACTTCCCCAACCTTCCCgactgggaggaggagattgCTCCCCTCAACGACCGCCTCAAGGGCAtggtcgacctcgagaaggTCGTCGTTGTCACCGGCTTCGCTGAGGTTGGTCCTTGGGGTAACTCCCGCACTCGCTGGGAGATGGAGGCCCACGGCGAGTTCTCCCTTGAGGGCTGCGTTGAAATGGCCTGGATCATGGGTCTGATCAAGAACCACAACGGTCCCATCAAGGGCAAGCCCGCTCCCTACTCCGGCTGGGTCGACTCCAAGACTGGTGAGCCTGTCGACGATAAGGACATCAAGCAAAAGTACGAGAAGTTCATTCTGGAGCACTCTGGTATCCGTCTGATTGAGCCTGAGCTCTTCGGCGGCTATGACCCCGAGCAGAAGCAGCTCCTCCACGAGGTCGTCATcgaggaggacctcgagCCCTTTGAGGCGTCCAAGGAGACTGCCGAGGAGTTCAAGCGTGAGCACGGCGACAAGGTCGAGATCTTTGAGATCCCCGAGTCCGGCGAGTACATTGTCCGCATGAAGAAGGGAGCCGCCCTCTTGATCCCCAAGGCCCTCCGATTCGACAGACTTGTTGCCGGACAGATCCCTACTGGCTGGGATGCCAAGAGATATGGTGTGCCCGAGGACATTGTGTCCCAGGTTGATCCCGTCACCCTCTTCGTCCTGGTGTCCGTTGCTGAGACTTTGTTGTCGGCCGGTATTACCGACCCTTACGAGTTCTACAAGTACGTGCACGTTTCCGAGGTCGGCAACTGCATCGGATCCGGTATGGGTGGTGCTGGCGCCCTTCGTGGCATGCACAGAGACCGTTACCTGGATAAGCCCGTCCAGAACGACATTCTCCAGGAGTCCTTCATCAACACCATGGCCGCCTGGGTTAACATGTTGTTGATCTCTTCCTCTGGTCCCATCAAGACCCCTGTCGGTGCTTGCGCCACTGCTGTCGAGTCTGTCGACATTGGTTACGAGACCATCATGGAGGGCAAGGCTCGCGTGGTGTTTGTCGGTGGTTTCGACGACTTTGGTGAGGAGGGCTCTTacgagttcgccaacatgAAGGCGACCAGCAACGCTGTCGACGAGATTGCCCACGGCCGCACCCCCGGCGAGATGTCCCGccccaccaccacgaccCGTAACGGCTTCATGGAATCCCAGGGTTGCGGTGTCCAGCTGCTCATGACGGCCAagctcgccctcgacatGGGCATGCCCATCCATGGTATCCTGGCTCTGACCACCACTGCCACCGACAAGATTGGCCGTTCCGTTCCCGCCCCCGGCCAGGGAGTTCTTACCACCGCGCGTGAGCACGTGGGCAAGTTCCCGTCGCCTCTGCTCGACATCaactaccgccgccgccagatCGAGCTTCGCAAGAAGCAGATCAAGCAGTGGCAGGAGTCTGAACTCGAGTACCTCtacgacgaggtcgaggccatcaaggcccAGGGCCAGGAGATCAACGAGAAGGAGTACGCTCATGACCGCGCCGAGCacatcaagaaggaggcccaGCGCCAGGAGAAGGACGTCCTCCGCAGTCTGGGCAACAACTTCTGGAAGAACAACCCAGAGATTGCTCCTCTCCGCGGTGCCCTCGCCACGTGGGGTCTCACtatcgacgacctcgccgtcgcctccttCCACGGAACCTCGACCAAGGCCAACGACAAGAACGAGTCCTCGGTTATTTGCCAACAGCTCCGTCACCTCGGCCGCAAGAAGGGCAACGCCGTCATGGGCATCTTCCAGAAGTACCTCACTGGTCACCCCAAGGGTGCCGCCGGTGCCTGGATGCTGAACGGCTGCTTGCAGGTCCTCAACACGGGCTTGGTGCCCGGCAACCGCAACGCCGACAACGTCGACCCTATCATGGAGCAGTTCGACATGATTGTGTATCCCAGCCGCACGATCCAGACGGATGGCATCAAGGCCTTCTCCGTCACGTCATTCGGTTTCGGTCAGAAGGGTGCCCAGGCTATCGGTGTTCACCCCAAGTACCTCTTCGCCACGCTCGATGAGAAGACGTACGAGGAGTACTCTGCCAAGGTACAGGCTCGCCAGAAGAAGGCGTACCGCTTCTTCCACAACGGTCTGGTCAACAACACGCTCTTCGTTGCCAAGTCCAACGCGCCTTACACGGACGAGCAGCTCAGCCAGGTCCTCCTGAACCCTGATGCTCGCGTGACGGAGGACAAGAAGACATCGACCATCTCTTACCCTTCCAACTTCATGAAGGCGTCTGAGAAGAAGGTctcgtcaacggcggccaaggccacGCAGGACATGATGGAGGCCCTCGCCAAGAAGGTCGTCAACAAGAACAGCAATGTCGGAGTCGATGTTGAGGACATCTCTGCCATCAACATTGAGAACGAGACCTTCATTGAGCGCAACTTCACGGCTGGCGAGATCAAGTACTGCCAGTCAGCGGCCAGCCCCCAGAGCTCATTCGCCGGCCGGTGGAGCGCGAAGGAGGCTGTCTTCAAGTCGCTCGGTGTGCCAGGCAAGGGTGCCGGCGCGCCGTTGAAGGATATCGAGATTGCCAAGGACGAGTCGGGCGCCCCGTTGGTCAAG CTCCATGGtgacgccgctgctgccgcccagaAGGTTGGCCTCAAGGACATCAGCGTGTCCATTTCGCACTCGGACTCGCAGGCGATCGCGGTCGCCGTGGCCAACTTTTGA